In Ostreibacterium oceani, a genomic segment contains:
- a CDS encoding pyridoxal phosphate-dependent aminotransferase: protein MIQPKKNIDKSRKLRHVCYDIRGPVLEKANTLIAAGHDILKLNIGNPAPFGLYAETRLKQALIDQLDAAQGYGESKGLFAARQAIHAHNMNHGFKNTSVDDIIIGNGVSELIVMAMQALLDDGDEMLIPMPDYPLWTAATHLAGGLARHYLCDEHNDWRPNLADIESKISKKTKGILVINPNNPTGSVYDKDTLVAITELARKHNLIIFADEIYDKILYDGATHLSIASLQDDLTVITFNGLSKSYRLAGFRAGWLTISGDKARATDYIVGLNMLASMRLCANMQAQFVIAEALNHDHSIYQLTAPGNRLHEQRNVAYERLNQIPGITCTKPRGAIYLFAQLDTQRFNIQNDEQLMLDLVTQQKLLLVQGTAFNWHLPDHFRLVFLPSVPVLHDAMDRLTDFLKDYRQ from the coding sequence ATGATACAGCCCAAAAAAAACATTGATAAGTCGCGTAAACTACGCCATGTTTGTTACGACATTCGCGGCCCTGTTTTAGAAAAAGCCAATACGCTAATCGCCGCAGGACACGATATTCTCAAACTCAATATTGGCAATCCAGCGCCGTTTGGCCTTTATGCCGAAACACGTCTTAAGCAAGCATTGATTGACCAGCTAGACGCAGCGCAAGGCTATGGTGAATCCAAAGGCTTATTCGCCGCAAGGCAAGCCATTCATGCGCACAATATGAACCATGGCTTTAAAAACACGTCTGTTGACGACATTATTATCGGCAATGGGGTGTCTGAACTCATCGTGATGGCGATGCAAGCACTACTTGACGATGGCGACGAAATGCTCATCCCTATGCCTGATTATCCGCTATGGACTGCCGCCACCCACCTCGCTGGTGGTCTTGCACGGCATTATTTGTGTGACGAGCACAACGATTGGCGACCTAATCTAGCCGATATCGAAAGTAAAATCAGCAAAAAAACCAAAGGGATTTTAGTCATTAACCCCAACAACCCCACAGGTAGTGTGTACGACAAAGACACGTTAGTCGCTATCACCGAACTGGCTAGAAAGCACAATTTGATTATTTTTGCGGATGAAATTTACGACAAAATCCTCTACGATGGCGCCACGCATCTCTCAATCGCGAGCTTGCAGGATGACCTGACCGTCATTACATTTAATGGGCTATCCAAGTCATACCGCCTCGCAGGATTTCGTGCAGGCTGGCTTACGATTAGCGGTGACAAAGCACGTGCGACCGATTATATCGTAGGGCTAAATATGCTTGCATCCATGCGTTTATGCGCGAATATGCAAGCGCAATTTGTCATTGCCGAAGCCCTTAATCATGACCACAGCATTTACCAATTAACCGCGCCTGGCAATCGATTACACGAACAGCGCAATGTTGCTTATGAACGCCTCAATCAGATTCCGGGCATCACCTGCACCAAACCGCGGGGGGCAATTTATCTATTTGCACAATTAGATACCCAGCGTTTTAATATTCAAAACGATGAGCAGCTCATGCTAGACCTAGTCACCCAACAAAAACTCCTGCTGGTCCAAGGCACGGCATTTAATTGGCATTTGCCCGATCACTTTCGTTTGGTTTTTTTACCTAGCGTGCCTGTCCTCCATGATGCCATGGACAGACTGACCGATTTCCTCAAGGACTAT
- the rnhA gene encoding ribonuclease HI produces the protein MATVTIYTDGACRGNPGIGGWGALLCYGGHEKALCGGEHNTTNNRMELMAAIEALQCLKRPCNVALWTDSTYVKKGITEWIHVWRNNGWKSASKKPIANQDLWQQLDAATKRHQIEWHWVKGHAGHPGNEMADSLANQGIETLLTTQDA, from the coding sequence ATGGCTACCGTCACCATATACACCGATGGCGCATGCCGAGGCAACCCCGGCATTGGTGGGTGGGGTGCCTTGTTATGCTATGGCGGACACGAAAAGGCGTTATGCGGCGGTGAACACAACACCACCAACAACCGCATGGAGCTCATGGCGGCTATCGAAGCATTACAATGCCTCAAACGCCCTTGCAATGTGGCGCTTTGGACGGACTCTACTTACGTCAAAAAAGGCATCACCGAATGGATTCACGTCTGGCGCAACAATGGCTGGAAATCTGCCAGCAAAAAGCCCATCGCCAACCAAGACCTTTGGCAGCAATTAGATGCCGCAACCAAAAGACACCAAATTGAATGGCACTGGGTCAAAGGCCATGCAGGCCACCCTGGCAACGAAATGGCAGATAGTCTCGCCAATCAAGGCATAGAAACACTACTCACCACCCAAGACGCATAG
- the asd gene encoding archaetidylserine decarboxylase (Phosphatidylserine decarboxylase is synthesized as a single chain precursor. Generation of the pyruvoyl active site from a Ser is coupled to cleavage of a Gly-Ser bond between the larger (beta) and smaller (alpha chains). It is an integral membrane protein.), with the protein MHPTIHRILPKKLLSALMYRSARIRQPQIKSLLIRFYMRITGASLHDAARQRIAEYDSLLDFFTRELAPNARPIYGNETDWICPVDGQIAHIGDIQEGNIFQIKGHHYALTDLLTSDYCQGYENGQATTIYLAPHNYHRIHIPYQANLKRARYVPGALNSVSVSLLKHIQGLFAKNERVILEFACNDNSDDDFIMVLVGAVNVGSIETVYHGEITPNGNATPMELAGSQHVSEKGAEIGRFNLGSTIILIRKNRQLTWCKSDNETCQLGQILATPKDTQRDTPRDTSATHKNHQGLS; encoded by the coding sequence ATGCACCCAACTATTCATCGTATTTTACCGAAAAAACTACTCTCTGCACTAATGTATCGTAGCGCGCGAATTCGCCAGCCGCAGATTAAATCATTGCTAATTCGGTTTTACATGCGAATTACTGGCGCTAGTTTACACGATGCGGCGCGTCAACGCATCGCCGAATATGACAGTTTACTCGATTTTTTTACCCGTGAATTAGCGCCGAATGCGCGCCCAATTTATGGTAATGAAACCGATTGGATATGCCCGGTTGATGGACAAATTGCACATATTGGCGACATTCAAGAAGGCAATATCTTTCAGATAAAAGGACACCACTACGCCTTAACTGATTTATTGACATCCGATTACTGCCAAGGTTATGAAAATGGACAAGCGACGACAATCTATCTGGCACCGCATAATTACCATCGAATCCATATACCCTATCAAGCAAACCTAAAACGTGCGCGCTATGTGCCAGGGGCGTTAAATAGCGTGTCGGTAAGTCTGCTTAAGCATATTCAGGGGCTGTTTGCCAAAAATGAGCGCGTTATTTTAGAGTTCGCTTGCAATGACAATTCTGACGATGACTTTATCATGGTGTTAGTTGGTGCCGTTAACGTCGGTTCCATTGAAACCGTTTATCATGGCGAAATTACGCCAAATGGTAACGCCACTCCAATGGAGCTTGCTGGCAGTCAACACGTAAGCGAAAAAGGGGCTGAAATCGGTCGGTTCAATTTAGGGTCAACCATCATATTAATCCGAAAAAATCGTCAGTTAACCTGGTGCAAATCCGACAACGAGACGTGTCAGTTAGGACAGATATTAGCGACACCTAAAGACACACAACGCGACACACCACGCGACACGTCAGCGACACACAAAAACCACCAGGGGCTCAGTTAA
- the tadA gene encoding tRNA adenosine(34) deaminase TadA, with protein MQLNNQDAYWMDIAIKMAEKAQNAGEVPVGAVLVSADNECISVAANGCIGLHDPTAHAEVLALRQAGQKLGNYRLPGTTLYVTLEPCPMCTGALVHARVARLVFAAKDLRTGACGSVFELHQHPSLNHKIEAVFAENSAYIAMLKAFFKARR; from the coding sequence ATGCAATTAAATAATCAGGATGCATATTGGATGGATATCGCCATAAAAATGGCCGAAAAAGCGCAAAATGCGGGTGAAGTTCCTGTTGGTGCGGTGTTGGTTAGCGCGGATAACGAATGTATTAGCGTCGCGGCCAATGGCTGTATCGGGCTACACGATCCGACCGCCCATGCCGAGGTCTTGGCGCTACGCCAAGCGGGTCAGAAACTCGGTAATTATCGGCTGCCAGGTACGACCTTGTATGTGACATTAGAGCCGTGTCCGATGTGCACAGGCGCGTTGGTTCACGCACGGGTTGCGCGGCTTGTTTTTGCGGCAAAGGACTTGCGCACAGGGGCGTGTGGTAGCGTATTTGAATTGCACCAACATCCATCGTTAAACCACAAAATAGAAGCCGTTTTTGCCGAAAATAGCGCCTACATTGCGATGTTGAAAGCATTTTTTAAAGCCAGACGCTAG
- the yjgA gene encoding ribosome biogenesis factor YjgA, whose amino-acid sequence MRKKEKQYDEDGLVIRENKSETKREREIIKTFVESMLTIADAKYDGLPIDAQLRAALIEAKRLKGNAYRRHLSFVTRLVVAQGADEIQQAFDKINHPYRNDATKIHRITHYQTRLLADDKAAIDEILTLFKAVDVQYLRQLVRNAKKEKQQQAERLQSETLVQPEVHDAHPTSHPASHPASHPASHPMAQPKRPPPTRSEKLLYQYLFKLELQ is encoded by the coding sequence ATGCGAAAAAAAGAAAAACAATACGATGAAGACGGGCTCGTTATCCGAGAAAACAAAAGCGAGACAAAGCGCGAACGTGAAATCATCAAAACCTTTGTAGAAAGTATGCTAACGATAGCGGATGCCAAGTACGATGGGCTGCCCATTGATGCCCAGTTGCGTGCTGCATTGATTGAAGCCAAGCGTCTCAAGGGTAATGCCTATCGCCGCCATTTATCTTTTGTGACGCGCCTGGTGGTCGCCCAAGGCGCGGATGAAATCCAGCAAGCATTCGATAAAATCAATCACCCGTATCGCAATGATGCGACCAAAATCCACCGCATTACGCATTACCAAACGCGGTTGCTGGCGGATGATAAGGCCGCCATTGATGAAATATTGACGTTGTTTAAAGCGGTCGATGTTCAATATCTACGCCAGCTAGTACGCAATGCGAAAAAAGAAAAGCAGCAACAGGCAGAACGCCTCCAGTCTGAAACGCTAGTGCAGCCTGAAGTCCATGATGCGCACCCAACGTCACACCCAGCGTCACACCCAGCGTCGCACCCAGCGTCGCACCCAATGGCACAGCCTAAGCGCCCGCCACCAACGCGCAGCGAAAAACTACTCTATCAATACTTATTCAAACTCGAATTACAATAA
- the prmB gene encoding 50S ribosomal protein L3 N(5)-glutamine methyltransferase: MPEPMPEPMPEPITTSMPALQTIYDWVRYATSRFADPENTPPLVFGQGCDNAFDEAHALVLGLLNLPFDLGVSYFQAQLTRAECEKIATAIEARIDAKMPVPYLTNRTLFMGLPFYVDERVLIPRSPIAELIAGDFAPYIDAPEDLRHILDLCCGSGCIGIACASQFPQAIVTVADISAPALAVAEKNIAMHQLAHQVLPQLSDGFDALPKGQYDLIIANPPYVDSETMANLPDEFLHEPAFALGSGEDGLDLTRRILQTAADYLTPNGCLIVEVGASWPLLEAAYPDVVFQWHEFMQGGEGVFVMTADELMAYRPMFCQ; this comes from the coding sequence ATGCCAGAACCGATGCCAGAGCCGATGCCAGAGCCGATAACCACGTCAATGCCAGCGTTGCAGACGATTTATGATTGGGTTCGTTATGCCACCAGTCGCTTTGCCGACCCAGAAAACACCCCGCCACTGGTATTTGGCCAAGGCTGTGATAATGCCTTTGACGAAGCGCATGCATTGGTACTTGGGTTGTTGAATTTGCCTTTTGACTTGGGTGTGTCTTATTTTCAGGCACAGTTGACACGCGCTGAGTGCGAAAAAATCGCCACCGCGATTGAGGCGCGAATAGACGCCAAAATGCCCGTGCCGTATTTAACCAATCGAACGCTATTTATGGGGTTGCCATTTTATGTCGATGAACGTGTACTGATTCCGCGTTCACCGATTGCTGAGTTGATTGCGGGCGATTTTGCACCGTATATTGATGCCCCAGAGGATTTGCGCCATATATTGGATTTGTGTTGTGGGTCGGGGTGTATTGGCATTGCGTGTGCCAGCCAATTTCCGCAGGCGATAGTAACGGTAGCCGATATTTCAGCGCCCGCTTTGGCAGTGGCTGAGAAAAATATCGCCATGCATCAGCTAGCGCATCAAGTGCTACCGCAGTTGTCAGATGGATTTGACGCGCTCCCCAAAGGTCAATACGATTTGATTATCGCCAATCCGCCTTATGTGGATAGCGAAACCATGGCGAATTTGCCTGATGAGTTTCTGCATGAGCCTGCATTTGCACTGGGTTCTGGCGAGGACGGGTTGGATTTGACACGGCGAATCTTACAAACAGCCGCCGATTATCTGACGCCAAATGGCTGTTTGATTGTTGAGGTGGGTGCCTCTTGGCCATTATTGGAGGCGGCTTATCCCGATGTGGTTTTTCAGTGGCATGAGTTTATGCAGGGCGGCGAAGGTGTGTTTGTGATGACAGCAGATGAGTTAATGGCTTACCGTCCGATGTTTTGTCAGTAG
- the mazG gene encoding nucleoside triphosphate pyrophosphohydrolase, translated as MTVNIQPLVDLIARLRHPETGCEWDLAQTANSLLPMTQDELYELFDAIQSNEPTHVCEELGDVLFHLAFYARIAEEQGTFNLQSVIDAVVDKMVRRHPHIFAGKVYANREEQKADWHRIKAKEKASEVSPYPQLSAITDEDFLSKSIIGKASFEQSLQAQALLATLGFDWSTASPVVEKIREECDELEEVLDEMLENSHDDTNKEKTLTKMTEEYGDLLFAVVNLGRKLSISPDAALRQANHKFLARSQAMLAMSDGADAFAALSLSEKEALWQRVKQGEMQGEKDEIQGENQGRVSE; from the coding sequence ATGACCGTTAATATACAGCCTTTGGTCGATTTGATTGCGCGGTTACGCCACCCTGAGACGGGTTGCGAGTGGGATTTGGCGCAGACGGCGAATAGTTTGCTGCCAATGACGCAGGATGAGCTTTACGAGCTATTCGACGCGATTCAATCCAATGAGCCGACCCATGTTTGTGAAGAGCTGGGGGACGTGTTGTTTCACTTGGCATTTTACGCGCGGATTGCCGAAGAGCAAGGTACGTTTAATCTGCAATCGGTTATTGATGCGGTGGTCGATAAAATGGTGCGCCGCCACCCGCATATTTTTGCCGGCAAAGTCTATGCCAATCGAGAAGAGCAAAAAGCCGATTGGCATCGTATCAAGGCAAAGGAAAAAGCCAGCGAAGTTAGCCCATATCCACAGCTATCTGCCATAACAGACGAGGACTTTTTGAGTAAGTCTATCATCGGCAAAGCATCGTTTGAGCAAAGCTTGCAGGCACAGGCATTGCTTGCAACGCTAGGGTTTGATTGGTCTACGGCAAGTCCTGTGGTTGAGAAGATTCGAGAAGAATGCGATGAGCTTGAGGAGGTGCTTGATGAGATGCTTGAAAATAGCCACGATGATACGAATAAGGAAAAAACGTTGACAAAAATGACCGAAGAATACGGCGATTTATTATTTGCGGTGGTGAATCTGGGGCGCAAGCTGTCTATTTCTCCAGATGCTGCTCTTCGCCAAGCGAATCATAAGTTTTTAGCGCGTAGCCAAGCCATGCTCGCAATGAGCGATGGGGCTGATGCATTTGCTGCGCTGTCGTTATCTGAAAAAGAAGCCTTGTGGCAACGTGTAAAGCAGGGCGAGATGCAAGGCGAAAAAGATGAAATACAGGGCGAAAATCAGGGCAGGGTATCTGAGTGA
- the lpxK gene encoding tetraacyldisaccharide 4'-kinase — translation MKKINWPRVWQQRRGLNYLLLPLAWLYALINTIHRGLYGCRWRSRYQSPRPVVVVGNIHAGGAGKTPLVIGLGRLLKDNQIQVAVISRGYGGDYRRQCAAHLVQTTDEATWVGDEAWLIHHRLQCPVIVGQTRQAAIELALKKHPEIQVFLSDDGLQHYRLLPDLTVCVIPYPDGLGNGWRLPAGPLREAPSRLKSMDFVVSNGGASERYHYQLAENGWMHLTTGQRKYPDEFSANAEQNLAIAGIANPQKFFDRVTAQGIMAKTQSLPDHVDYRHITLPADKTLLMTEKDWVKLRPAPYPDAWFLSVSAVLSEALAADFLRAVQALMPKAAENFAKNTPVMDSKDEANQTNQTNHDTN, via the coding sequence GTGAAAAAAATCAACTGGCCGAGGGTTTGGCAACAACGGCGAGGGCTTAATTACCTGTTGTTGCCGCTTGCTTGGCTTTATGCATTAATCAATACCATCCATCGTGGATTGTATGGCTGCAGATGGCGGTCGCGGTATCAATCGCCTAGACCTGTGGTGGTTGTGGGGAATATCCATGCAGGCGGTGCAGGCAAAACACCGCTGGTGATTGGCTTGGGGCGATTGTTGAAGGATAATCAAATCCAAGTCGCCGTCATTAGTCGAGGCTACGGTGGCGATTATCGCCGACAGTGTGCGGCGCATTTGGTGCAGACAACAGACGAAGCAACATGGGTAGGCGACGAGGCGTGGCTTATTCATCATCGGTTACAATGCCCCGTGATTGTGGGGCAGACGCGCCAAGCCGCAATCGAACTGGCGCTTAAAAAACACCCTGAAATACAGGTTTTTTTAAGCGATGACGGGCTGCAACACTATCGACTACTGCCTGATTTAACTGTCTGCGTCATTCCCTATCCTGACGGGCTAGGGAATGGGTGGCGTTTACCAGCTGGGCCGCTGCGCGAAGCGCCTAGCCGATTAAAATCAATGGATTTTGTCGTCAGCAATGGCGGCGCCTCCGAGCGCTATCACTACCAGTTGGCAGAAAATGGCTGGATGCACCTGACCACAGGACAGCGCAAGTATCCCGACGAATTTAGCGCCAATGCCGAGCAAAATTTAGCCATCGCAGGTATCGCCAATCCACAGAAGTTTTTTGACCGTGTAACAGCACAAGGCATTATGGCAAAGACACAATCGCTACCTGATCACGTGGATTACCGCCACATTACGCTGCCGGCGGATAAGACGCTGTTGATGACTGAAAAAGATTGGGTAAAATTACGCCCCGCGCCTTATCCTGATGCTTGGTTTTTGTCTGTTTCTGCGGTATTGTCTGAGGCGTTGGCGGCTGATTTTCTGCGTGCTGTGCAGGCGTTAATGCCAAAAGCCGCCGAGAATTTCGCGAAAAACACCCCAGTTATGGATAGTAAAGACGAAGCTAACCAAACAAACCAAACAAACCACGACACTAACTAA
- the kdsB gene encoding 3-deoxy-manno-octulosonate cytidylyltransferase: MTFTVIIPARLQSTRLPEKLLQPIGDDILLAHTYRAAQKSQAKRIVIAADDERILRAAVACGAEAILTDKNHTSGTDRLAECVQRLSLKPDEIIVNLQGDEPFMLADYINLCAATLLHHTEAVVATLAVTLAPSMTASMLADPNAVKVVCNQRREAMYFSRAAIPFAREGAPFAREAELPTDSANLAACYLHHLGIYAYRASFLEQYQSLPESPLEQIEKLEQLRVLWHGYRIAVACVDKAPPKGIDTQADLDNARRYWAALGQT, encoded by the coding sequence ATGACATTTACCGTAATAATCCCCGCGAGATTGCAGTCCACGCGACTCCCTGAAAAGCTGTTACAGCCCATAGGCGATGATATTTTATTGGCGCATACCTATCGCGCAGCTCAAAAAAGCCAAGCAAAACGCATTGTGATTGCCGCCGATGACGAGCGCATTCTCAGGGCAGCTGTTGCCTGTGGTGCCGAGGCCATATTGACGGACAAAAACCACACATCAGGTACGGACCGCTTGGCTGAGTGCGTTCAGCGGTTGTCGCTAAAGCCCGATGAAATTATTGTGAATTTACAGGGTGATGAACCATTTATGCTCGCCGATTACATTAATCTGTGTGCGGCAACCTTGTTGCACCACACCGAGGCCGTAGTAGCGACTTTGGCGGTCACGCTCGCCCCGTCAATGACTGCATCAATGCTAGCCGACCCCAATGCGGTCAAAGTGGTTTGTAATCAACGCCGTGAAGCGATGTATTTTTCACGCGCGGCCATTCCGTTTGCACGAGAGGGCGCTCCATTTGCACGAGAGGCGGAATTGCCTACTGACTCAGCGAATCTAGCGGCGTGCTATTTGCACCATTTGGGCATTTATGCTTATCGTGCTTCGTTCCTTGAGCAGTATCAATCGTTACCTGAAAGCCCATTGGAGCAAATTGAAAAACTCGAGCAACTTCGGGTGTTGTGGCATGGATACCGCATTGCGGTTGCCTGTGTCGACAAAGCGCCACCAAAAGGTATTGATACACAAGCAGATTTGGATAATGCGCGGCGGTATTGGGCGGCACTCGGTCAAACGTAG
- the tkt gene encoding transketolase has product MPSKMQLANAIRFLSIDAVNRANSGHPGAPMGMADMAVALWQDHLRHNPQNPDWVNRDRFVLSNGHASMMQYAVLHLTGYDVTIDDIKQFRQLHSKTPGHPENFETPGVETTTGPLGQGLAMAVGMALSEKMLAAQFNQPAYPIVDHHTYVFLGDGCLMEGVSHEVCALAGTYRLNKLIALYDDNGISIDGPVAPWFSEDVPKRFEAYGWQVIRDIDGHDAEAVSAAIAQAKKADKPTLICCKTQIGYGSPKAGSESAHGSPLGEDNRDVTAKALDWPHKPFVVPDAIYAAWNAHAFGESAEQAWQDLFARYAQAYPALASEFSRRMAGALPTEFAEKTEEFIAALQAESTDVATRKASEMALDFFAGLLPEMVGGSADLTGSNNTKHQHSTLFSDENPAGNYFSYGVREFGMAAILNGMANHGGVIPYAGTFLVFSDYARNAMRLSALMKHRVIYVMTHDSIGLGEDGPTHQPVEHLASLRVMPNMHVWRPCDAVETAVAWQCALENQHGPATLALSRQGLPKIARDEMQLANIDKGGYVIRQGSDLTLVATGSEVGLAMQTAAQLATKGIAAQVVSMPCYERYRLQDKPYQDATIMADKPRIVIEAGATLMWEGLVAGNGFVIGIDSYGASAPAKDLFAYFGFDADMISAQIETFLS; this is encoded by the coding sequence ATGCCTAGCAAAATGCAGCTTGCAAACGCCATTCGCTTTTTAAGTATCGATGCAGTCAATCGCGCTAATTCAGGCCATCCTGGTGCGCCGATGGGAATGGCAGATATGGCAGTTGCCTTGTGGCAAGACCATTTGCGACATAATCCACAAAATCCTGATTGGGTTAATCGAGATCGGTTTGTTTTATCTAACGGGCATGCTTCGATGATGCAGTATGCCGTGTTGCATCTAACGGGTTATGATGTCACGATTGATGACATTAAACAATTTCGCCAACTCCACAGCAAAACCCCCGGTCACCCTGAAAATTTTGAAACGCCTGGCGTTGAGACGACGACAGGGCCGCTAGGGCAGGGGCTTGCGATGGCGGTCGGTATGGCGCTATCGGAAAAAATGCTCGCGGCACAATTTAACCAGCCGGCGTATCCGATTGTCGATCATCATACCTACGTGTTTTTAGGTGACGGCTGTTTGATGGAAGGCGTGTCGCATGAGGTCTGTGCGTTGGCAGGTACATACCGATTAAATAAGCTGATTGCGCTTTATGATGACAATGGTATTTCAATTGATGGCCCCGTTGCGCCGTGGTTTTCGGAAGATGTGCCGAAACGCTTTGAAGCTTATGGCTGGCAGGTGATTCGTGATATTGATGGGCACGATGCAGAGGCCGTATCGGCCGCCATTGCACAGGCCAAAAAAGCAGACAAACCCACCTTGATTTGCTGTAAAACTCAAATCGGTTATGGCTCACCCAAGGCGGGGTCTGAATCCGCGCATGGCTCACCGTTAGGCGAAGACAATCGTGATGTGACGGCCAAGGCATTGGATTGGCCACATAAGCCATTTGTTGTGCCTGATGCGATTTATGCGGCGTGGAACGCGCACGCATTTGGTGAAAGCGCAGAGCAAGCTTGGCAAGATTTATTTGCCCGCTATGCCCAAGCATACCCAGCCCTTGCAAGTGAGTTTTCGCGACGAATGGCAGGGGCATTGCCTACAGAATTTGCAGAAAAGACAGAGGAATTCATTGCCGCGTTGCAGGCAGAAAGCACCGATGTTGCCACGCGTAAAGCCAGCGAAATGGCGCTGGATTTCTTTGCGGGTTTATTGCCCGAAATGGTGGGTGGTTCAGCAGATTTGACTGGCTCAAATAATACCAAGCATCAACACAGTACACTGTTTTCAGATGAAAATCCTGCGGGAAATTATTTTTCCTATGGCGTGCGTGAATTTGGCATGGCGGCGATACTAAATGGCATGGCCAATCATGGTGGGGTAATCCCCTATGCGGGGACGTTTTTGGTATTTTCCGATTATGCAAGAAATGCGATGCGCTTGTCGGCACTGATGAAGCATCGTGTTATTTATGTAATGACGCATGATTCCATCGGTTTGGGTGAGGACGGCCCAACGCATCAGCCAGTGGAGCATTTGGCGTCATTGCGTGTGATGCCAAATATGCACGTTTGGCGACCTTGTGATGCCGTCGAGACGGCAGTTGCTTGGCAGTGTGCGTTAGAAAATCAGCATGGCCCTGCAACGCTAGCCTTGTCGCGTCAGGGGTTGCCCAAAATCGCGCGTGATGAAATGCAGTTAGCGAATATCGACAAAGGCGGGTATGTGATTCGTCAGGGCTCAGATTTAACGTTAGTGGCGACTGGCTCAGAAGTGGGATTGGCGATGCAAACAGCTGCCCAGTTAGCTACAAAAGGCATTGCGGCACAGGTCGTGTCTATGCCATGTTACGAACGCTATCGACTGCAAGACAAACCCTACCAAGACGCCACTATCATGGCAGATAAACCGCGTATCGTGATTGAAGCGGGCGCGACGCTGATGTGGGAAGGCTTGGTCGCGGGTAATGGGTTTGTAATTGGTATTGATTCGTATGGTGCTTCTGCGCCTGCGAAAGATTTATTTGCCTATTTTGGCTTTGATGCCGATATGATTAGCGCGCAAATCGAAACATTTTTAAGCTGA
- the gap gene encoding type I glyceraldehyde-3-phosphate dehydrogenase codes for MAIKVAINGFGRIGSNVVRAIYEYGLQDEIQVVAANSRSPVESIAHLTRYDSVHGRFNAEITTRGEDTLIINGDEIRYTRHANPADCDWGALGVDVVMECTGIFRSRETVQPHFDAGAKKVLISAPGEDVDATIVYGVNEDELKSTDRVVSNASCTTNCLAPVAKILDASIGIEKGLMTTIHAYTSDQRLIDASHKDLRRARSAGISMIPTKTGAAKAVGLVLPSLQGKFDGFAVRVPTQNVSVVDLTFTAKKATSVDEINALLKSASEGGDSLGKVLGYNTEPLVSIDFNHRPESSIFDSTQTRVIDGNLVKIMTWYDNEWGFSCRMIDTAIAMVKV; via the coding sequence ATGGCAATAAAAGTAGCAATTAATGGGTTTGGTCGTATTGGATCGAATGTCGTCAGAGCAATCTATGAATACGGGCTGCAAGATGAAATACAAGTCGTGGCAGCAAACAGCCGAAGCCCTGTCGAATCGATTGCCCACCTAACACGTTACGATAGTGTCCACGGGCGTTTTAATGCCGAGATTACGACGCGTGGTGAAGATACCCTGATTATCAATGGCGATGAAATTCGCTACACACGCCATGCCAACCCTGCGGATTGTGACTGGGGCGCATTGGGTGTGGATGTTGTCATGGAATGTACGGGGATTTTTCGTTCACGCGAGACAGTGCAGCCACATTTTGACGCGGGCGCTAAAAAAGTATTGATTTCAGCTCCAGGTGAAGACGTGGATGCAACGATAGTCTATGGTGTCAATGAAGACGAGCTTAAATCGACCGACCGTGTGGTATCCAATGCCTCGTGTACGACGAATTGCTTGGCGCCTGTTGCGAAAATATTGGATGCAAGCATCGGCATTGAAAAAGGACTGATGACGACAATCCATGCTTATACCTCAGACCAGCGATTGATTGATGCATCGCACAAAGACTTACGGCGTGCACGGTCAGCGGGAATATCAATGATTCCGACCAAGACTGGTGCGGCCAAAGCCGTTGGGCTGGTGTTGCCGTCGTTACAAGGTAAATTTGATGGATTTGCCGTGCGCGTGCCAACACAAAACGTCTCAGTGGTTGATTTGACATTTACCGCGAAAAAAGCCACTTCAGTTGACGAGATTAATGCCTTGCTAAAATCGGCATCAGAAGGCGGCGATAGCTTAGGTAAAGTGTTGGGATACAACACGGAACCATTGGTGTCGATTGACTTTAATCATCGCCCTGAATCATCGATTTTTGATAGTACGCAGACGCGTGTCATTGACGGCAATCTGGTTAAAATCATGACGTGGTATGATAACGAATGGGGCTTTTCGTGTCGCATGATTGATACGGCGATTGCCATGGTGAAAGTATAG